A genomic window from Exiguobacterium acetylicum DSM 20416 includes:
- the panB gene encoding 3-methyl-2-oxobutanoate hydroxymethyltransferase: MHTMGPLLKKQQAGEKLVMLTAYDYPSAKLSEAAGVDMLLVGDSLGNVILGYDSTIAVTVDDMVHHARAVRRGAPQTFMIVDMPFASYHGSFDRTLESAARIFQESQADALKLEGAGEILKTIRRLTDAGMPCVAHLGLTPQSVGVLEGFKVQGKSLEAAEQLIADSLEAERAGAKMLVLECVPHPLAKRIQELLSIPVIGIGAGAEVAGQVLVYHDILTYGVGRLPKFVKAYTDWNTSGTEAIAAYVKDVKAGAFPELAHSFQMDEELIGALYGGNKE, translated from the coding sequence ATGCACACAATGGGTCCATTATTGAAAAAACAACAAGCTGGAGAGAAGCTTGTCATGTTGACGGCGTATGATTATCCTTCAGCAAAACTATCGGAGGCAGCAGGGGTTGATATGTTGCTCGTCGGCGATTCCCTCGGGAACGTCATCCTCGGCTATGATTCAACGATTGCCGTCACGGTCGACGACATGGTTCATCATGCGCGTGCCGTTCGCCGCGGCGCACCACAGACGTTCATGATCGTCGATATGCCGTTCGCAAGCTATCATGGTTCATTTGATCGCACGCTTGAATCAGCAGCCCGCATCTTCCAAGAATCACAGGCAGATGCCTTGAAACTAGAAGGGGCAGGGGAAATCTTAAAGACGATTCGTCGTTTGACGGATGCTGGGATGCCTTGCGTCGCGCATCTCGGATTAACACCACAATCCGTTGGCGTTCTTGAAGGATTCAAGGTCCAGGGGAAATCACTAGAAGCAGCCGAACAACTGATTGCAGACAGTTTGGAAGCAGAGCGTGCCGGAGCGAAGATGCTCGTGCTCGAGTGTGTGCCGCATCCGCTCGCGAAACGGATTCAAGAGCTCCTCTCGATTCCCGTCATCGGAATCGGTGCCGGCGCAGAAGTCGCCGGTCAAGTACTTGTCTATCATGACATCTTGACGTATGGCGTCGGTCGTTTACCGAAGTTTGTTAAAGCGTACACGGACTGGAATACTTCAGGAACGGAAGCAATCGCAGCTTACGTCAAAGACGTCAAAGCCGGTGCCTTCCCTGAACTAGCACATTCGTTCCAGATGGACGAAGAACTGATTGGTGCGCTTTATGGAGGGAACAAGGAATGA
- the panD gene encoding aspartate 1-decarboxylase has protein sequence MLRTFMHAKLHKARVTEANLHYVGSITIDEDLLDAVGILENEKVQVTNNQNGARIETYAIKGARGSGVICLNGAAARHFQVGDEVIIMAYAQLSTEEIATHVPKVAVLNEQNDIKQMLSQEIAHTIL, from the coding sequence ATGTTACGCACATTCATGCACGCTAAACTACACAAGGCCCGGGTCACCGAGGCAAACTTACACTATGTTGGTTCGATTACGATTGATGAAGATTTACTCGATGCTGTCGGAATTCTTGAAAATGAAAAAGTCCAAGTGACGAACAACCAGAACGGTGCGCGGATTGAAACGTATGCGATCAAAGGTGCGCGCGGTTCAGGTGTCATCTGTTTAAACGGTGCGGCAGCACGTCATTTCCAAGTCGGGGATGAGGTCATCATCATGGCGTATGCGCAATTGTCGACGGAAGAAATCGCGACACATGTCCCAAAAGTGGCTGTTCTAAATGAGCAGAACGACATCAAACAAATGTTATCTCAAGAAATCGCCCACACGATCTTATGA
- the panC gene encoding pantoate--beta-alanine ligase, which yields MKIIEDVQTLREHLAGAGSIGFVPTMGFLHEGHASLLKQARQENDVVVLSIFVNPTQFGPNEDLDRYPRDAERDQKIAEAEGVDYLFYPTNETMYPLDMARVTVRSGDDVLCGASRPGHFDGVLTVVSKLLNVVRPTRAYFGLKDAQQLALIEAYVADYFVPVEIVRCPIIREADGLAKSSRNVYLSETERAQAPGIQQALQQAKQALDQGVPVETVLEQTREALQFEGTTIDYVEAVDYPSLRPVTEQTTTILLAVAVQFASARLIDNLLYTRGA from the coding sequence ATGAAGATTATCGAGGACGTCCAGACGTTACGCGAACATTTAGCGGGAGCCGGTTCAATCGGTTTTGTACCGACGATGGGATTCTTGCATGAAGGGCATGCTTCCTTGCTCAAACAAGCACGACAAGAAAATGATGTCGTCGTCTTGAGTATTTTCGTCAACCCGACACAATTCGGACCAAACGAAGATTTGGATCGTTATCCACGAGACGCAGAACGGGATCAGAAAATCGCGGAGGCAGAAGGAGTCGATTATCTGTTCTATCCGACGAACGAGACAATGTATCCGCTGGATATGGCCCGTGTTACGGTCCGCTCCGGTGATGATGTCTTATGCGGAGCATCACGACCAGGGCATTTTGACGGTGTCTTGACGGTCGTCAGTAAACTGTTGAACGTCGTCCGTCCAACCCGTGCGTATTTCGGTCTGAAGGATGCACAACAGCTCGCATTGATCGAAGCGTATGTCGCTGATTACTTTGTTCCGGTTGAGATTGTCCGTTGCCCAATCATTCGCGAAGCAGATGGTCTAGCGAAATCGTCGCGTAATGTCTATCTATCGGAAACAGAACGTGCGCAAGCACCGGGAATCCAGCAGGCGTTACAACAAGCGAAACAAGCACTCGATCAAGGGGTGCCGGTTGAAACGGTTCTCGAGCAGACTCGCGAAGCACTTCAATTCGAGGGGACCACGATCGATTACGTCGAAGCTGTCGACTATCCATCACTACGACCTGTCACTGAACAAACGACTACGATTCTCTTAGCTGTCGCCGTGCAGTTCGCATCGGCACGCTTGATCGATAATTTACTATATACGAGAGGAGCATGA